One segment of Arthrobacter sp. MMS18-M83 DNA contains the following:
- the rsmG gene encoding 16S rRNA (guanine(527)-N(7))-methyltransferase RsmG, with protein sequence MVEITAAELQAAEKIFGDRLGLAQRYVEHLATSGTERGLIGPREVPRLWSRHVLNCAVIESAIAHGSHVADVGSGAGLPGLCLAIARPDLELTLIEPLERRVIWLQEVVDDLGLGNVTVMRTRAELAVGMVSADVVTARAVSALSKLAGLTIPLLNGKGEVVAIKGRSAAEEIEHAAKVIRKLGGVETSVVVCGQELLEEPTTVVRIVVNKQRKIA encoded by the coding sequence ATGGTTGAAATTACGGCGGCCGAGCTGCAGGCGGCAGAGAAGATTTTCGGTGACCGTCTGGGCCTCGCCCAACGGTATGTAGAACACTTGGCGACGTCGGGAACCGAGCGCGGGCTGATCGGCCCGCGTGAAGTTCCCCGCCTCTGGAGCCGGCATGTCCTTAACTGTGCCGTCATCGAGTCGGCTATAGCCCACGGAAGCCATGTTGCGGACGTTGGTTCAGGCGCCGGGCTTCCCGGCTTGTGCTTGGCGATTGCGCGTCCTGACCTCGAACTCACACTGATCGAACCCCTGGAACGCCGGGTTATCTGGCTCCAGGAAGTTGTGGATGATCTGGGCCTGGGCAACGTCACCGTCATGCGAACCCGGGCTGAGCTCGCAGTGGGAATGGTCAGCGCTGACGTCGTCACTGCAAGGGCAGTCTCTGCTTTGTCCAAACTGGCTGGACTCACCATTCCCTTGCTCAACGGCAAGGGTGAAGTGGTCGCGATCAAGGGCCGCAGCGCGGCCGAAGAGATTGAGCACGCAGCCAAGGTTATCCGCAAGCTCGGAGGCGTGGAAACATCTGTTGTGGTTTGCGGACAGGAACTTTTGGAGGAACCCACCACAGTGGTGAGGATCGTCGTCAACAAACAGCGGAAGATAGCTTAG